The following coding sequences are from one Carcharodon carcharias isolate sCarCar2 chromosome 11, sCarCar2.pri, whole genome shotgun sequence window:
- the LOC121284176 gene encoding sialidase-3-like: protein MPADHLPSRAILFASERSGVVYRIPSLLYLIEHKTFLAFAEKRTSARDVDAKILVMRRGKQIKGSVKWEDEVLLEMARLPGYRTMNPCPVYERKRGVIYLFFNCIKEGVSEAQQIWWGKNSARLCYVLSRDAGVSWSGLTDLTYSVLGSQFYKWGTFGVGPGHGVQTQQGRLIVPAYAYIIRRRCCLIPPWFFTQPHSLYFYSDDGGDSWKVAEPIPKYQGLECELAEITITDIYHLLYCNARTNGHRRMEALSLDSGHFEIARLAKGLSETKGGCQGSVASFYPPKSIGMPSDRRDPLVKMSWLLYTHPTGERCYFLHKRNRTNLGVYINMMPLKPKHWYGPWVIQTGPSGYSDLIYLDEMGTFACLYECGMTKSWEQIAFCLFTIEDVMKNIF from the exons ATGCCAGCTGACCATCTTCCGAGTAGAGCTATCTTGTTTGCAAGTGAAAGGAGTGGAGTTGTGTATCGCATCCCCTCACTTCTCTACCTCATTGAGCACAAAACCTTTTTAGCCTTTGCGGAGAAACGAACCTCTGCACGAGATGTGGATGCAAAGATTCTGGTAATgaggagagggaaacaaatcaaggGATCAGTGAAG TGGGAGGACGAGGTACTGTTGGAGATGGCGAGGCTGCCAGGCTATCGGACAATGAACCCATGCCCGGTGTACGAGCGGAAACGTGGAGTGATTTATCTGTTCTTCAACTGTATCAAGGAGGGCGTCTCTGAGGCACAGCAGATCTGGTGGGGCAAGAATTCTGCCAGGTTGTGCTACGTGCTGAGCCGAGACGCTGGGGTCAGCTGGAGTGGACTGACAGACTTAACGTACAGTGTCCTTGGCTCTCAATTCTACAAGTGGGGCACGTTTGGGGTGGGGCCAGGTCACGGTGTGCAGACACAGCAAGGGAGGCTGATAGTTCCCGCCTATGCATACATAATCCGACGAAGGTGTTGCCTGATCCCACCTTGGTTCTTTACGCAGCCCCACTCGCTTTACTTCTACAGTGATGATGGCGGAGACAGCTGGAAAGTGGCAGAACCAATACCCAAGTACCAGGGGCTGGAGTGCGAACTAGCGGAGATCACCATCACTGACATCTATCACCTGCTGTACTGCAATGCCCGGACAAATGGCCATCGCAGGATGGAGGCGTTGAGCCTGGATTCCGGCCACTTTGAAATTGCCCGCTTAGCCAAAGGGCTGTCAGAGACAAAGGGTGGGTGTCAGGGGAGTGTGGCGAGCTTCTATCCCCCAAAGTCAATTGGCATGCCTTCTGATAGGCGTGATCCATTAGTCAAGATGTCCTGGCTCCTGTACACACACCCAACCGGTGAACGTTGCTATTTCCTTCATAAGCGCAATCGGACCAATCTGGGTGTTTACATCAATATGATGCCCCTGAAGCCTAAACATTGGTACGGACCTTGGGTCATCCAGACTGGGCCCAGTGGTTACTCTGACCTCATCTACCTTGATGAGATGGGAACCTTTGCTTGTCTATATGAGTGTGGTATGACAAAGTCCTGGGAACAAattgctttctgtctcttcacCATTGAAGACGTGATGAAAAACATCTTCTAA